From the genome of Halorussus caseinilyticus, one region includes:
- the hmgB gene encoding hydroxymethylglutaryl-CoA synthase, whose translation MTAVGIDAIEIWTGKLKLDLAETFAPEKGEDPEKYTKGLGLHASSFPDAHEDIVTMGANAAKRLMDRKDLTPDDIGRIDVATESAFDNSKPVSTYIAGCLEQVYDGDFHHANKGERKFACIAGTQSLDDAYNWIKAGRNRGRSALVVATDTALYARGDPGEATQGAGAVAMLISEDPNLVELSAEQGYGSADETDFLKPNQQFPSVDGKRSMQVYLARMREALEDYESVAGASHPDDFAYIPFHTPFPGMVRKAAVLAYRHMIRDTPVEEELAEEIGFQPREEDFEDREAYEEAIRDHMDDLKSTEAYRDWYDATVEPTLSLSRQVGNWYTGSVHIARAAALKEAAEQDIDLAGEKLGVGSYGSGAQAEIHAETVRDGWKGEIEALDIDEQNDARYDLSFAEYENVHDRHNHDKTIEMEDFTVPDGEFVFTGRGRMNERMYDYVE comes from the coding sequence ATGACAGCCGTCGGTATCGACGCCATCGAAATCTGGACCGGGAAGCTCAAGCTAGACCTCGCGGAGACGTTCGCGCCCGAGAAGGGCGAGGACCCCGAGAAGTACACCAAAGGACTCGGCCTGCACGCGAGTTCGTTCCCGGACGCCCACGAGGACATCGTGACGATGGGCGCGAACGCGGCCAAGCGCCTGATGGACCGCAAGGACCTCACGCCCGACGACATCGGCCGCATCGACGTGGCCACCGAGTCGGCGTTCGACAACTCCAAACCGGTCTCGACCTACATCGCGGGCTGTCTCGAACAGGTGTACGACGGCGACTTCCACCACGCCAACAAGGGCGAACGCAAGTTCGCCTGCATCGCTGGCACCCAGAGTCTGGACGACGCCTACAACTGGATAAAGGCCGGACGCAACCGCGGCCGGTCGGCGCTCGTCGTCGCCACCGACACCGCCCTCTACGCCCGCGGCGACCCCGGCGAAGCGACGCAGGGCGCGGGCGCAGTCGCCATGCTCATCTCCGAGGACCCGAATCTAGTGGAACTCTCGGCCGAACAGGGTTACGGGAGCGCCGACGAGACGGACTTCCTCAAGCCCAACCAGCAGTTCCCGAGCGTGGACGGCAAGCGCTCGATGCAGGTGTACCTCGCCCGGATGCGCGAGGCGCTTGAGGACTACGAGTCGGTCGCGGGTGCCTCCCACCCCGACGACTTCGCGTACATCCCGTTCCACACGCCGTTCCCCGGCATGGTCCGAAAGGCCGCGGTGCTGGCCTATCGGCACATGATTCGAGATACGCCCGTCGAGGAGGAACTCGCCGAGGAAATCGGCTTCCAACCGCGCGAGGAGGACTTCGAGGACCGCGAAGCATACGAGGAGGCCATCCGCGACCACATGGACGACCTGAAATCGACCGAGGCGTACCGCGACTGGTACGACGCCACCGTCGAACCGACGCTCTCGCTCTCCCGACAGGTGGGTAACTGGTACACCGGGTCGGTCCACATCGCCCGCGCCGCCGCACTCAAGGAGGCCGCCGAGCAGGACATCGACCTCGCGGGCGAGAAACTCGGCGTCGGTTCCTACGGCTCCGGCGCACAGGCCGAAATTCACGCCGAGACGGTTCGAGACGGCTGGAAAGGCGAAATCGAGGCGCTCGACATCGACGAGCAAAACGACGCCCGCTACGACCTCTCGTTCGCCGAGTACGAGAACGTCCACGACCGGCACAACCACGACAAGACCATCGAGATGGAGGACTTCACCGTGCCGGACGGCGAGTTCGTCTTCACCGGTCGCGGCCGGATGAACGAGCGGATGTACGACTACGTGGAGTAG
- a CDS encoding S8 family serine peptidase, whose protein sequence is MVGDNDDASDDPSDQPDGEMPGGGMTEGGGSGSGSMPGGEMEGTGEQAPTESSMPEGTVERGDSERERVGILVEMAVEDARMEAMDDEALEETALERAENIDVEEFEIDREFQPRVNRVPPSDASADERGPSRTVTVFGTVRRDKIADLEDQSGIVRVDEDAAAIEPFDRTRDRGESSGHPGRRADRSRRAGDSSRRVRPAPVAEARTTESGRTSESPRASATADARTEGAEARELPVETGQALGVCPIPPCDCSPSEAKGTLDEVAEYVGAKRLWDAGYEGEEMVVGVVDGGITATGQTSNGEIPRVVGGWPEDDWGTTALWDRHGNMCATDVLGIAPKAELYDIRVASRTGGTKAYLSRLFHGVDWAIRKHREDGTPHVLTLSNGIYRKSLAPSYAEDPDHQVTRKIVEAIDEGILVLFAAGNCGDGCSWSDSRCGSTGPGGSIWGANGHGAVMTVGGVNIEGQFVGYSSQGPASLAEDKPDFCSVTHFKGYKESADSGTSAATPVAAGLVTLLKQADPSTTQSDLKDRLKRTATDIGPEGFDIHSGAGIVDGEKAFESRAESRWGDWEDLGGTCLHGVGVASWSAERVDAFTVGPDAELYRRAWDTDGWHDWERLGGTCVSEPAATTRGQNSLDVFVLGTDNHLFRTWWDGDEWRGWERVGGPCSEGVAATSWGEDRLDVFTVGFDNQLRHKTRDADGWGSWESLGGPCNSEPAATAWGEDSLDVFVLGTDNHLYHKWWDGSSWRGWESLGGPFVRGPAATSRSEGTLDVFAVGTDNRLYGRSWDGSWDDWEDLGGVSITAPAAVSRTPDRLDAFAVGTDSTLQHRAYGPTEE, encoded by the coding sequence ATGGTGGGGGACAACGACGACGCGAGCGACGACCCGTCCGACCAACCGGACGGCGAGATGCCCGGCGGGGGGATGACCGAGGGCGGCGGGTCCGGGAGCGGCTCGATGCCGGGCGGCGAGATGGAAGGCACCGGCGAGCAAGCACCGACCGAGAGCAGTATGCCCGAGGGGACCGTCGAACGCGGCGACTCCGAGCGCGAACGCGTCGGTATCCTCGTGGAGATGGCGGTCGAAGACGCCCGGATGGAGGCGATGGACGATGAGGCACTCGAAGAGACCGCGCTCGAACGCGCCGAGAACATCGACGTAGAGGAGTTCGAAATCGACAGGGAGTTTCAACCGCGGGTCAACCGCGTGCCGCCGTCCGACGCCAGCGCGGACGAGCGAGGCCCGAGTCGGACGGTCACTGTGTTCGGGACGGTCCGGCGCGACAAGATAGCCGACCTCGAAGACCAGTCCGGCATCGTCCGCGTAGACGAGGACGCCGCGGCTATCGAACCGTTCGACCGCACGAGAGACCGCGGGGAGTCGTCGGGTCACCCCGGACGACGCGCCGACAGGTCCCGACGCGCGGGCGACTCCTCGCGTCGGGTCCGACCCGCGCCGGTCGCCGAGGCCCGGACCACGGAGTCGGGGCGAACTTCGGAGTCGCCCCGCGCGTCGGCGACCGCCGACGCGCGGACCGAGGGGGCCGAGGCGCGCGAACTTCCGGTCGAGACGGGGCAAGCGCTCGGCGTCTGTCCGATTCCGCCCTGCGACTGCTCGCCGAGCGAGGCGAAGGGCACCCTCGACGAGGTGGCCGAGTACGTCGGCGCCAAACGCCTCTGGGACGCCGGATACGAGGGCGAGGAGATGGTGGTCGGCGTCGTGGACGGCGGTATCACGGCCACCGGCCAGACCTCGAACGGCGAGATTCCCCGAGTTGTCGGCGGGTGGCCCGAGGACGACTGGGGGACCACCGCGCTCTGGGACCGCCACGGCAACATGTGCGCGACGGACGTACTCGGCATCGCGCCGAAGGCGGAGTTGTACGACATCAGGGTCGCATCGCGGACCGGCGGCACGAAAGCGTACCTCTCGCGGCTGTTCCACGGCGTGGACTGGGCCATCCGCAAACACCGGGAGGACGGCACGCCCCACGTCCTCACGCTGAGCAACGGCATCTACCGGAAGTCGCTCGCGCCGAGTTACGCCGAGGACCCCGACCATCAGGTCACGCGCAAAATCGTGGAGGCAATCGACGAGGGCATCCTCGTGCTGTTCGCCGCCGGAAACTGCGGCGACGGGTGTTCGTGGTCGGACTCGCGGTGCGGGTCCACCGGTCCCGGCGGGAGCATCTGGGGTGCCAACGGCCACGGCGCGGTGATGACCGTCGGCGGCGTCAACATCGAAGGCCAGTTCGTCGGCTACAGCAGTCAGGGACCGGCCTCGCTCGCCGAGGACAAGCCCGACTTCTGCTCGGTGACGCACTTCAAAGGGTACAAAGAGAGCGCAGACAGCGGAACCTCGGCGGCCACGCCGGTCGCGGCCGGGTTGGTGACGCTGTTGAAGCAGGCCGACCCCTCCACGACCCAGAGCGACCTGAAAGACCGCCTGAAGCGGACCGCCACCGACATCGGTCCCGAGGGGTTCGACATCCACTCGGGGGCGGGAATCGTAGACGGTGAGAAGGCCTTCGAGTCGCGCGCCGAGTCCCGGTGGGGCGACTGGGAGGACCTCGGCGGCACCTGTCTCCACGGGGTCGGGGTCGCGTCGTGGAGCGCCGAACGCGTGGACGCGTTCACCGTGGGTCCGGACGCCGAACTCTACCGCCGGGCGTGGGACACCGACGGGTGGCACGACTGGGAGCGCCTCGGCGGGACCTGCGTCTCCGAACCCGCCGCGACGACCCGCGGCCAGAACAGCCTCGACGTGTTCGTCCTCGGCACCGACAATCACCTCTTTCGGACGTGGTGGGACGGCGACGAGTGGCGCGGGTGGGAACGGGTCGGCGGCCCCTGCTCTGAGGGGGTCGCCGCGACTTCGTGGGGCGAGGACCGACTCGACGTGTTCACCGTCGGGTTCGACAATCAGCTTCGCCACAAGACGAGAGACGCCGACGGGTGGGGGAGTTGGGAGAGTCTCGGCGGACCCTGCAACTCCGAACCCGCCGCGACAGCGTGGGGCGAGGACAGCCTCGACGTGTTCGTCCTCGGCACCGACAACCACCTCTATCACAAGTGGTGGGACGGGAGCAGTTGGAGAGGGTGGGAGAGCCTCGGCGGACCCTTCGTCCGCGGTCCGGCGGCGACTTCGCGGTCGGAGGGCACCCTCGATGTCTTCGCCGTCGGCACCGACAACCGACTGTACGGTCGCTCGTGGGACGGGTCGTGGGACGACTGGGAGGACCTCGGCGGGGTGTCGATTACCGCCCCGGCCGCGGTGTCGCGCACCCCCGACCGACTCGACGCCTTCGCGGTCGGTACGGACAGCACGCTCCAGCACCGAGCGTACGGACCGACCGAAGAGTAG
- a CDS encoding helix-turn-helix domain-containing protein: protein MTEPTDPREDLAERIAGEITLSEDPGATLRKWRTDFGVSQTDLADHLDVSSSVVSDYESGRRESPGIGVVSRLVNALLDIDERRGGDRIRQYARVLSAGFESDIVNDLREYPTTVALDRFYDAVGATELAGGDQHHVTGHTVIDSIEAITRLSSEEFYRLYGQSTSRALMFTNVTRGESPLVAMRVVNPTPNAVVLHGLDREDLWEHASKMARLDGFSLAVTNEPIDDVLHALREFP, encoded by the coding sequence ATGACCGAACCGACCGACCCCCGCGAGGACCTCGCCGAACGCATCGCGGGCGAGATAACGCTGTCGGAGGACCCCGGCGCGACCCTCCGGAAGTGGCGGACCGACTTCGGCGTCTCCCAGACCGACCTCGCCGACCACCTCGACGTGTCGTCGTCGGTCGTCAGCGACTACGAGAGCGGCCGCCGCGAGAGTCCGGGCATCGGCGTCGTCTCCCGACTCGTGAACGCGCTGCTGGACATCGACGAGCGACGGGGCGGCGACCGAATCCGCCAGTACGCCCGGGTCCTCTCGGCCGGGTTCGAGAGCGACATCGTGAACGACCTCCGGGAGTACCCCACCACCGTCGCGCTCGACCGATTCTACGACGCGGTGGGCGCGACCGAACTCGCGGGCGGCGACCAGCACCACGTCACCGGCCACACCGTCATCGACAGCATCGAGGCCATCACCAGACTCTCCAGCGAGGAGTTCTATCGGCTCTACGGCCAGAGTACGAGCAGGGCGCTGATGTTCACCAACGTCACCCGCGGCGAGTCGCCGCTCGTGGCGATGCGCGTGGTCAACCCCACGCCGAACGCGGTGGTCCTCCACGGACTCGACCGCGAGGACCTCTGGGAACACGCGTCCAAGATGGCCCGCCTCGACGGGTTCTCGCTCGCGGTGACGAACGAACCGATAGACGACGTGTTGCACGCGCTTCGGGAGTTCCCGTAA
- a CDS encoding metal-dependent hydrolase, giving the protein MPSTVVHVALAGLVGTALLAEHFDGKAVAVVMAATALVDFDVFLGFWIAGAHRSAFHTLLLPLAAGGVLWWDFVRRDRSLVRARWGARGVRVAWVGVVAVAFAGIGLDAFFNGVNLFYPVHDRFYDLSGKVFYSTEKGFVQTLVSVDVEAVADALLPHEGGSSGPAGGSGGGASASGGAGGSGGGGGAGGDSAPAPTTENTHYSTGVDPQKGAEDESVERLFPIAYTGERALVALTGYSVVGLRVWMERRRE; this is encoded by the coding sequence ATGCCATCGACGGTGGTACACGTCGCGCTCGCGGGGTTGGTGGGGACGGCGCTTCTCGCCGAACACTTCGACGGGAAAGCGGTGGCGGTGGTGATGGCGGCGACGGCGCTGGTGGACTTCGACGTGTTTCTGGGGTTCTGGATAGCGGGTGCCCACCGGTCGGCGTTCCACACGCTCCTGTTACCCCTCGCCGCGGGCGGGGTCCTGTGGTGGGACTTCGTGCGGCGCGACCGGTCGCTGGTCCGCGCGCGGTGGGGTGCGCGCGGCGTCCGAGTCGCGTGGGTCGGCGTCGTCGCCGTCGCGTTCGCGGGTATCGGTCTCGACGCCTTCTTCAACGGCGTGAACCTGTTCTACCCGGTCCACGACAGGTTCTACGACCTCTCGGGCAAGGTGTTCTACTCGACCGAAAAGGGATTCGTCCAGACGCTCGTGAGTGTCGATGTCGAGGCGGTGGCCGACGCCCTCCTGCCTCACGAGGGCGGGAGTTCCGGACCGGCGGGCGGGTCCGGTGGAGGCGCGTCGGCGTCGGGCGGTGCCGGTGGGTCGGGCGGCGGAGGCGGCGCTGGCGGCGACTCCGCGCCCGCCCCGACGACGGAGAACACCCACTACAGTACCGGCGTGGACCCGCAGAAGGGCGCGGAGGACGAGAGCGTCGAACGCCTCTTCCCCATCGCGTACACCGGGGAACGCGCGCTTGTCGCGCTGACTGGCTACTCGGTCGTGGGTCTCCGAGTCTGGATGGAGCGACGGCGGGAGTGA
- a CDS encoding GNAT family N-acetyltransferase, with protein sequence MSDDVRLRPYDPDRDPHDLWDLKRGFELGLGSGTGGEDKQAVYEGKLTDEYGERYLDWVFWCTKHDPRCVTVAEVRDGADETDADDAESNQNNSGSNREDAEENKKESTEQEKMSLAGYVFVLPQQLAMIWDAAVLNEIYVRPEYRGTGVADDLMDAAVESAADQDLPLDRLVLDVDRENDRAQAFYDRHGFEHWGEMVARKLE encoded by the coding sequence ATGAGCGACGACGTTCGACTCCGACCCTACGACCCGGACCGCGACCCTCACGACCTGTGGGACCTCAAGCGCGGCTTCGAACTCGGTCTCGGGTCGGGCACGGGCGGCGAGGACAAGCAGGCCGTCTACGAGGGGAAACTGACCGACGAGTACGGCGAGCGATACCTCGACTGGGTGTTCTGGTGTACGAAGCACGACCCGCGGTGCGTGACCGTGGCCGAGGTCCGAGATGGTGCGGACGAGACGGACGCGGACGACGCCGAGAGCAACCAAAATAATTCCGGAAGCAATAGAGAAGATGCTGAAGAAAACAAAAAGGAATCTACAGAACAGGAAAAGATGTCTCTCGCGGGGTACGTGTTCGTTCTCCCTCAGCAGTTGGCGATGATTTGGGACGCCGCGGTCCTCAACGAGATTTACGTTCGGCCGGAGTACCGGGGGACCGGCGTCGCCGACGACCTGATGGACGCCGCGGTCGAGTCGGCCGCCGACCAAGACTTGCCGCTGGACCGCCTCGTCCTCGACGTGGACCGCGAGAACGACCGCGCGCAAGCGTTCTACGACCGCCACGGCTTCGAACACTGGGGCGAGATGGTCGCCCGGAAGTTGGAGTAG
- a CDS encoding metal-dependent hydrolase family protein has product MILRDARVVDGTGEVHDEASLQCDPESGRVETVGDADPGEDEPVYDLSGKTVVPGLVDAHVHFSLSGEASVADVVSMSEAELMLTEVENARETLESGVTGVRAMGARDLDVVLAERVARGSVPGPRMVANCRSITITGGHGHHLGREVDGPTECRKAVREQVKRGAQFIKFMATGGVTTPGTDPNSPAFTQEEMDALVDEAHRRGVHVAAHAHGAEGARAAVRAGVDTIEHGTFLDAATIDLLVAEDVVLVPTLSAPYHIVRNADHATDEALQKTHDVYERHLEAFADAVEAGVEIVGGTDAGTPFNYHGANATELSFMAEYGMDPHDALVAMTGRAADVIGLDDAGTLESDSFADFLVAEDDPLEDLGTLRNPETVVKGGEVVAGTSFDRLAE; this is encoded by the coding sequence ATGATTCTGCGTGACGCCCGCGTGGTGGACGGGACCGGCGAAGTCCACGACGAGGCATCGCTCCAGTGCGACCCCGAATCGGGCCGGGTCGAGACCGTCGGCGACGCCGACCCCGGCGAGGACGAACCGGTCTACGACCTGTCGGGAAAGACGGTCGTGCCGGGACTGGTCGATGCCCACGTCCACTTCTCGCTGTCGGGCGAGGCCAGCGTCGCCGACGTGGTGTCGATGAGCGAGGCCGAACTGATGTTGACCGAGGTCGAGAACGCCCGCGAGACCCTCGAATCCGGCGTGACGGGCGTCCGAGCGATGGGTGCCCGTGACCTCGACGTGGTGCTGGCCGAACGCGTCGCCCGCGGGAGCGTTCCCGGTCCCCGGATGGTCGCCAACTGTCGGTCGATAACCATCACCGGGGGACACGGCCACCACCTCGGCCGGGAGGTAGACGGGCCGACCGAGTGCCGGAAGGCGGTCCGCGAGCAGGTCAAGCGCGGCGCGCAGTTCATCAAGTTCATGGCGACCGGGGGGGTGACGACGCCCGGTACCGACCCGAACTCGCCCGCGTTCACTCAAGAGGAGATGGACGCCTTGGTAGACGAGGCCCACCGCCGCGGGGTCCACGTCGCCGCCCACGCACACGGCGCGGAGGGCGCGCGCGCCGCCGTCCGCGCGGGCGTGGACACCATCGAACACGGCACGTTCCTCGACGCCGCGACAATCGACCTGCTCGTCGCCGAGGACGTGGTGCTGGTGCCGACGCTCTCGGCACCCTACCACATCGTCCGGAACGCCGACCACGCCACCGACGAGGCGCTTCAGAAGACCCACGACGTGTACGAGCGCCACCTCGAAGCCTTCGCGGACGCGGTAGAGGCGGGCGTCGAAATCGTCGGCGGCACCGACGCCGGGACGCCGTTCAACTACCACGGCGCGAACGCCACCGAACTCTCGTTCATGGCCGAGTACGGGATGGACCCCCACGACGCCCTCGTCGCCATGACCGGCCGGGCGGCCGACGTAATCGGTCTGGACGACGCGGGCACCCTCGAATCCGATTCTTTCGCCGACTTCCTCGTGGCCGAGGACGACCCCCTCGAAGACCTCGGGACGCTTCGGAACCCCGAGACGGTCGTCAAGGGCGGCGAAGTCGTCGCGGGAACGTCGTTCGACCGACTCGCCGAGTAA
- a CDS encoding DUF7385 family protein: MTDERFDVHDHRHALKLRKDTGQTQLWENKKELACPACDDAFADLLVSEKRHNSFNPPDGRFCVVREEGRILVFTH, translated from the coding sequence ATGACCGACGAGCGATTCGACGTTCACGACCACCGCCACGCGCTGAAACTCCGCAAGGACACCGGCCAGACGCAGTTGTGGGAGAACAAAAAGGAGTTGGCGTGCCCGGCGTGCGACGATGCCTTCGCCGACCTGCTCGTCTCCGAGAAGCGCCACAACAGTTTCAACCCGCCGGACGGCCGGTTCTGCGTCGTCCGCGAGGAGGGTCGGATTCTGGTGTTCACCCACTGA
- a CDS encoding GNAT family N-acetyltransferase codes for MFPERVETERLLLERLCHGNVDALALYDCFAAGVADEEVFEYVPEEPWHAPKAAHDRIEDAEERWREGRAAEYVVRPADGEDGSGEIAGTTSLFCEWERRTGRLGLVLCKPFWGRGYSGERAAALLELTFDRLDLELATAGHNEGNEKSERAIRKYVERFGGQYDGVLRNWVPMGERVDDLHRYTVTREQWSEATKGD; via the coding sequence CTGTTTCCCGAGCGCGTCGAGACCGAACGTCTCCTGCTGGAACGGCTCTGTCACGGGAACGTGGACGCTCTCGCTCTCTACGATTGCTTCGCGGCGGGAGTTGCCGACGAGGAAGTATTCGAGTACGTGCCCGAAGAGCCGTGGCACGCGCCGAAAGCGGCCCACGACCGCATCGAAGACGCCGAGGAACGCTGGCGCGAGGGGCGAGCGGCCGAGTACGTCGTCAGACCGGCGGACGGCGAGGACGGGTCCGGGGAAATCGCCGGAACGACCAGTCTCTTCTGCGAGTGGGAGCGCCGGACCGGGAGGCTCGGTCTCGTCCTCTGCAAGCCCTTCTGGGGCCGGGGCTACTCCGGCGAGCGCGCGGCGGCCCTGCTGGAACTGACCTTCGACCGCCTCGACCTCGAACTCGCCACGGCGGGCCACAACGAGGGCAACGAGAAGTCCGAGCGCGCGATTCGCAAGTACGTCGAGCGGTTCGGCGGTCAGTACGACGGGGTGCTTCGCAACTGGGTGCCGATGGGCGAGCGCGTCGACGACCTGCATCGCTACACCGTCACCCGCGAGCAGTGGAGCGAAGCGACGAAGGGGGACTGA
- a CDS encoding GNAT family N-acetyltransferase: MFPERIQTDRLVLEPLTPEYVDVLAFYGHTSHRNPDIEEITEYLSWDPHETPKETLDFLESREEARAAGEDAGYVVRPAEGEDGAGEIAGAAGLHPDWERRTATLGTWLRKPFWGRGYSGERAAVLMEVAFERLDLEVVAVTHQVDNEKSERAIRKYVERFGGQHEGLLRNAGLAPDGPVDVRRYSVTREQWADATGEETPTVEIVRSGGETR, encoded by the coding sequence ATGTTTCCGGAGCGCATCCAGACCGACCGCCTCGTCCTCGAACCCCTCACCCCCGAGTACGTGGACGTGCTGGCGTTCTACGGTCACACCTCTCACCGGAACCCCGACATCGAGGAGATAACCGAGTATCTCTCGTGGGACCCCCACGAGACGCCCAAGGAGACGCTCGACTTCCTCGAATCCCGCGAGGAGGCGCGGGCCGCGGGCGAGGACGCGGGCTACGTCGTCCGACCCGCCGAGGGCGAGGACGGCGCGGGCGAAATCGCGGGTGCGGCAGGTCTCCATCCCGACTGGGAGCGCCGGACCGCCACCCTCGGGACGTGGCTCCGCAAACCGTTCTGGGGCAGGGGCTACTCCGGCGAGCGCGCGGCGGTCCTGATGGAAGTCGCGTTCGAGCGCCTCGACCTCGAAGTCGTCGCGGTCACGCATCAGGTCGACAACGAAAAGTCCGAGCGCGCGATTCGCAAGTACGTCGAACGATTCGGCGGCCAACACGAGGGTCTGCTCCGGAACGCCGGTCTCGCCCCCGACGGGCCGGTGGACGTTCGCCGCTACAGCGTCACCCGCGAGCAGTGGGCGGACGCGACCGGCGAGGAGACGCCGACTGTCGAAATAGTCCGAAGCGGAGGCGAGACCCGATGA
- a CDS encoding calcium/sodium antiporter, with protein sequence MADPTAIALDLAVIVASVGALWVGAKLLVENAARIARRAGVSELVVGLTVVGFGTSTPELTTSVGAALAGAGDIAVANVVGSNLFNVGIILGVVGVLRPIPSSRTLIRRDGAFMVAVSGLAALVVRDGLVGRTEGTVLVALLVGYVALLAARGTPDGTGATTDDLASGTTNGVLPREDAEPTTRRSVAVAVAGLAVVLVGANALVSSATGLARLAGVSEWAIGETVVAVGTSAPEIVTSVVATRRGASDLAAGNLVGSNVFNVLGILGVSAVVRPLAVSPVAFDAAVWLVALSAFVVGLLATRGRLTRPEGAVSVAVTVGRWLFDVL encoded by the coding sequence ATGGCTGACCCGACTGCCATCGCACTCGACCTCGCGGTCATCGTGGCGAGCGTCGGCGCGCTCTGGGTCGGGGCGAAGCTACTGGTCGAGAACGCGGCCCGAATCGCTCGTCGCGCCGGAGTGTCGGAACTGGTCGTCGGTCTCACCGTCGTCGGGTTCGGTACCTCGACACCGGAACTCACCACGTCGGTCGGCGCGGCGCTCGCGGGTGCCGGAGATATAGCCGTCGCCAACGTCGTCGGGTCGAACCTCTTCAACGTCGGCATCATCCTCGGCGTCGTCGGCGTCCTGCGTCCGATTCCATCCTCTCGGACGTTGATTCGGCGAGACGGGGCGTTCATGGTTGCGGTCTCGGGGTTGGCGGCCCTCGTCGTCCGGGACGGACTCGTCGGTCGAACCGAGGGGACGGTACTAGTCGCCCTGCTCGTCGGATACGTCGCGTTGCTCGCCGCCCGCGGGACGCCGGACGGTACAGGCGCGACAACAGATGACCTCGCGAGCGGAACGACGAACGGCGTCCTCCCGCGGGAGGACGCCGAACCGACGACCCGCCGGTCGGTCGCGGTAGCGGTCGCCGGACTCGCCGTCGTCCTCGTCGGTGCGAACGCCCTCGTCTCGTCGGCGACCGGTCTCGCACGACTCGCTGGCGTCTCGGAGTGGGCTATCGGTGAGACCGTCGTGGCAGTCGGCACGTCCGCGCCGGAAATAGTCACCTCCGTCGTCGCAACGCGGCGCGGCGCGAGCGACCTCGCCGCGGGCAACCTCGTCGGGAGCAACGTGTTCAACGTCCTCGGCATCCTCGGAGTCTCGGCAGTGGTCCGTCCGCTGGCGGTGTCGCCGGTCGCGTTCGACGCGGCGGTCTGGCTGGTCGCGCTGTCGGCGTTCGTGGTCGGACTCTTAGCCACGCGAGGGCGACTGACGCGACCGGAAGGGGCGGTGTCGGTCGCCGTGACGGTCGGTCGGTGGCTCTTCGACGTGCTGTGA